A genomic segment from Propionibacteriaceae bacterium ZF39 encodes:
- a CDS encoding carboxymuconolactone decarboxylase family protein, giving the protein MPRIEHLTDRSQLPTEQHVEYDFIFDTLHRVGGPFGILLHSPGLAEKVCRAGKQVRLGSDITMIERELALLSTSREKDASYEWATHVEIARREGMSEDAIVAIRENRSTDDLALEEKEIIDYTRTLLRTNRVPQDMFDALIERHGPRWVVEITATIGQYQYIAAINNAFEVEPKSGGEVLPIPMPNAG; this is encoded by the coding sequence ATGCCCCGGATCGAGCACCTCACCGACAGGTCCCAGCTCCCGACCGAGCAGCACGTCGAATACGACTTCATCTTCGACACGCTGCATAGGGTGGGTGGTCCGTTCGGGATCCTCCTGCACTCCCCCGGGCTCGCCGAGAAGGTCTGCCGCGCCGGCAAGCAGGTGCGTCTCGGGTCGGACATCACGATGATCGAGCGCGAGCTGGCGCTGCTGTCGACATCGCGCGAAAAGGATGCCTCCTATGAGTGGGCGACCCACGTCGAGATCGCCCGCCGCGAGGGCATGTCCGAGGACGCGATCGTTGCCATCCGGGAGAACCGGTCCACTGATGATCTGGCGCTCGAGGAGAAGGAGATCATCGACTACACGCGTACGCTCCTGCGCACCAACCGGGTCCCCCAGGACATGTTCGATGCCCTCATCGAGCGCCACGGTCCGCGCTGGGTCGTGGAGATCACCGCGACGATCGGGCAGTACCAGTACATCGCCGCCATCAACAACGCCTTCGAGGTTGAGCCCAAGTCCGGTGGCGAGGTCCTGCCCATCCCCATGCCCAACGCTGGTTGA
- a CDS encoding citramalate synthase produces MSQPNTPGEGFPRCIVAEEALREGMQIESADISVDDKLRLLDALSRTGLHMMMVGSFVSPKWVPQMAHMDEIMQRFEPHPGVTYTALALNQQGVERRRQYADKLAPEPKVGRTGVHLCDVFVQRNAARTQAQELESIPARIQHAIDAGFEEATISINAAWGSNWLGEFSHERRVELLKLQYDAWTAAGIPVTKVWIGDPMSWNMPRPVERLLDHIMETWPSITEYTLHLHDARGTAMLSAYAALRKLKPEHTFILDTGLGGMGGCPYCGNGRMTRMVPTEDWVNLLHEEGIETGIDLDGLIECAWLAEEIVGHELWGRVSKAGPRPRGEQLYAMDMPFIETDAEAQHFRLGPDVYAGCRSPYKKTITSPDRDALGLAKDAAAPDPGSAT; encoded by the coding sequence ATGAGCCAGCCGAACACCCCGGGTGAGGGTTTTCCGCGCTGCATCGTGGCCGAGGAGGCCCTGCGCGAAGGGATGCAGATCGAGAGCGCCGACATCTCCGTCGACGACAAGCTGCGCCTGCTGGACGCCCTGTCGCGCACCGGACTGCACATGATGATGGTCGGGTCGTTCGTCAGCCCCAAGTGGGTGCCGCAGATGGCCCACATGGACGAGATCATGCAGCGGTTCGAGCCGCATCCTGGGGTGACCTATACCGCGCTGGCGCTCAATCAGCAGGGTGTCGAGCGGCGCCGGCAGTACGCCGACAAGCTCGCGCCGGAGCCCAAAGTCGGGAGGACGGGCGTACATCTCTGTGATGTTTTCGTGCAGCGCAATGCCGCGCGGACGCAAGCGCAGGAGCTCGAGTCGATCCCGGCGCGGATCCAGCACGCGATCGACGCCGGCTTCGAAGAGGCGACCATCTCGATCAACGCCGCGTGGGGCTCCAACTGGCTCGGCGAGTTCAGCCATGAGCGACGGGTGGAGCTGCTGAAGCTGCAGTACGACGCCTGGACCGCCGCCGGCATCCCCGTCACCAAGGTCTGGATCGGCGACCCGATGAGCTGGAACATGCCCCGGCCCGTCGAGCGGCTGCTCGATCACATCATGGAGACCTGGCCGTCGATCACCGAATACACCCTCCACCTGCACGATGCGCGCGGCACGGCGATGCTGTCGGCGTACGCCGCCCTGCGGAAGCTCAAGCCCGAACACACGTTCATCCTCGACACCGGCCTCGGCGGCATGGGCGGCTGCCCCTATTGCGGCAACGGCCGCATGACCCGCATGGTCCCGACCGAGGACTGGGTCAACCTGCTCCACGAGGAAGGCATCGAGACCGGGATCGATCTCGACGGCCTCATCGAGTGCGCCTGGCTGGCCGAGGAGATCGTCGGCCACGAGCTCTGGGGCCGCGTGTCCAAGGCCGGCCCGCGCCCGCGCGGCGAGCAGTTGTACGCCATGGACATGCCGTTCATCGAGACCGATGCCGAGGCGCAGCATTTCCGGCTCGGCCCGGACGTGTACGCCGGCTGCCGCTCGCCCTACAAGAAGACCATCACCTCACCCGACCGGGACGCACTCGGGCTGGCCAAGGATGCCGCAGCCCCCGATCCCGGTTCGGCCACCTGA
- a CDS encoding CoA transferase encodes MTDTQETTAPKLPLAGVRVVEMSTSVAGPTAGMILGALGAEVIKVERVGVGDDTRSWVPPYWNGVSAFFLNLNASKKSIELDFKDPRGLDLLKKLIAESDVLMQNLRAGALAKAGLDWETLKEINPKLIYCEMTGFGTAGPKAMEPAYDPLVQAYAGIVNMMPEFDGAPARVPLSINDKGTAMWGVISILGALIQRDATGEAQKVNVSLLQTAVDWVSGGIVTSLAGNPPSPKLGSGFPGVVPYGAFPAADGFIFISAGNQGLWEQVCHCLDAPELIEREGFGSNPERASNRQVVNHALGEVTSRFTRAELVQRLTAAKVPHSSVQAVRELPEDPQVKAMELLQAVPHPEVPELQLPRVPIDINGRHLDHYAAPLLGADSFAIAHDLGFTTEEIDAMAEDKVLARTGLSENVVGGERGA; translated from the coding sequence ATGACCGATACGCAGGAGACCACCGCACCCAAGTTGCCCCTGGCGGGCGTACGCGTGGTCGAGATGAGCACGTCCGTCGCGGGCCCGACCGCGGGCATGATCCTGGGTGCCCTCGGCGCCGAGGTCATCAAGGTCGAACGCGTCGGCGTGGGCGATGACACCCGCAGCTGGGTGCCGCCCTATTGGAACGGCGTGAGCGCCTTCTTCCTCAACCTCAACGCGTCGAAGAAGTCCATCGAACTCGACTTCAAGGACCCCCGCGGCCTGGACCTGCTCAAGAAGCTCATCGCCGAGTCCGATGTGCTGATGCAGAACCTGCGGGCCGGGGCGTTGGCCAAGGCCGGGCTCGACTGGGAGACGCTGAAGGAGATCAACCCGAAGCTCATCTATTGCGAGATGACCGGGTTCGGAACAGCGGGGCCCAAGGCGATGGAGCCGGCCTACGACCCGCTCGTCCAGGCGTACGCCGGCATCGTCAACATGATGCCCGAGTTCGACGGGGCGCCGGCCCGCGTGCCGCTGTCGATCAACGACAAGGGCACCGCCATGTGGGGTGTCATCTCCATCCTCGGTGCGCTGATCCAGCGGGATGCGACGGGCGAGGCTCAGAAGGTCAATGTCTCGCTGCTGCAGACGGCCGTCGACTGGGTGTCCGGTGGCATCGTCACTTCGCTCGCCGGCAACCCGCCGAGCCCGAAGCTGGGGTCCGGGTTCCCGGGTGTTGTGCCCTACGGCGCCTTTCCGGCCGCCGACGGATTCATCTTCATCTCCGCCGGCAACCAGGGCCTGTGGGAGCAGGTCTGTCACTGTCTCGATGCGCCGGAACTGATCGAGCGGGAGGGATTCGGGTCGAACCCCGAGCGGGCCTCCAACCGCCAGGTCGTCAACCATGCGCTGGGTGAGGTCACCTCCCGGTTCACGAGGGCGGAGCTGGTGCAACGACTGACCGCCGCCAAGGTGCCGCACTCGTCGGTCCAGGCCGTGCGCGAACTTCCCGAGGATCCGCAGGTCAAGGCGATGGAACTCCTCCAGGCCGTGCCTCATCCGGAGGTCCCCGAGCTCCAGCTCCCCCGCGTACCCATCGACATCAACGGCCGCCACCTCGATCACTACGCCGCGCCGTTGCTCGGGGCTGACTCCTTTGCGATCGCGCATGATCTGGGGTTCACGACGGAAGAGATCGACGCCATGGCGGAGGACAAGGTCCTGGCTCGTACGGGCCTCAGCGAGAACGTCGTCGGCGGGGAGCGGGGCGCCTGA
- a CDS encoding enoyl-CoA hydratase/isomerase family protein, which yields MADTDVLLTETIGRVRLLTLNRPDVRNALSHQLNDAIVDALIEADHDPEIYVVAITGTGSAFCSGADLKDARDMAAAGKPLYGPILSSKRSLFEVMIDTRKPTVAIINGPAMAGGFELVLSCDLRIAADNAVFAVPEAKRGRGAHYASVMLPRMVPPAIAMEWLYSGRRISVTEAERWGLLNKVVPAAELRDRSLEFLEQITSSAPLSLQRLRLTYRKTADLPPHSAIHLDHGPNVYLSEDQKEGTLAFLEKREPRWQGR from the coding sequence GTGGCCGACACCGACGTCCTGCTCACCGAGACCATCGGACGCGTACGCCTGCTGACCCTGAACCGACCGGACGTGCGCAATGCCCTGAGCCATCAGCTCAACGACGCGATCGTCGATGCGCTGATCGAGGCCGACCACGATCCCGAGATCTATGTCGTGGCGATCACCGGCACAGGCTCGGCGTTCTGCTCCGGTGCGGACCTCAAGGACGCGCGCGACATGGCCGCCGCGGGCAAGCCGCTCTATGGCCCGATCCTGTCGAGCAAGCGAAGCCTGTTCGAGGTGATGATCGATACGCGCAAGCCGACGGTGGCGATTATCAACGGCCCGGCCATGGCGGGCGGTTTCGAGCTGGTCCTGTCCTGCGACCTGCGGATCGCCGCCGACAACGCCGTGTTCGCTGTGCCGGAGGCCAAGCGCGGCCGCGGCGCGCACTATGCCTCGGTGATGCTCCCGCGCATGGTGCCGCCGGCGATCGCCATGGAATGGCTCTATTCGGGTCGCCGCATCTCCGTCACCGAGGCCGAGCGCTGGGGGCTGCTCAACAAGGTGGTCCCCGCGGCCGAGCTCCGCGATCGCTCGCTCGAATTCCTGGAGCAGATCACCAGTTCCGCACCACTGTCGCTGCAGCGCCTGCGCCTGACCTATCGCAAGACCGCCGACCTGCCGCCCCACAGCGCGATCCACCTCGATCACGGGCCGAACGTCTATCTGTCCGAGGACCAGAAGGAAGGCACGCTCGCGTTCCTCGAGAAGCGTGAGCCGCGCTGGCAGGGTCGCTGA
- a CDS encoding SDR family NAD(P)-dependent oxidoreductase, with translation MTNLDLTGLRVVVTGGGRGLGREICLGFAAAGANLVINDIFVDENGVAAAEQLASDITESGGTAYASDRNIATYAGGTGLIDDAIEQLGGVEVLITMAGNFSPKRFAEAGDEEWDSLSAVHLTGHVSTHRAAARWMIDNQVAGRLITVASRGALFGREVAYAGVKAAVLGLTTSMSVDLAEHCITANSVLPSAETQLFAIPAEMRRFGGMPLSESLDPQRVVSLCHYLASPAADRVTGQFFYVAGDDVCLYELPFVERNRTTFCRSVGGWSAADLATLTDQLAATGGNR, from the coding sequence ATGACCAACCTTGACCTCACCGGCCTGCGCGTCGTCGTCACCGGCGGTGGCCGCGGCCTGGGCCGCGAGATCTGCTTGGGCTTCGCTGCGGCCGGCGCGAACCTCGTCATCAACGACATCTTCGTCGACGAGAACGGCGTGGCTGCCGCCGAACAGCTCGCCTCCGACATCACCGAATCCGGCGGGACGGCGTACGCCTCCGACCGCAACATCGCCACCTACGCCGGCGGCACCGGACTCATCGACGATGCGATCGAGCAGCTCGGCGGCGTCGAGGTCCTCATCACGATGGCCGGCAACTTCTCCCCGAAGCGCTTCGCCGAGGCGGGCGACGAGGAATGGGACAGCCTGTCAGCGGTCCACCTCACCGGCCACGTGTCGACCCATCGCGCCGCCGCGCGCTGGATGATCGACAACCAGGTCGCCGGCCGGCTGATCACGGTCGCGTCGCGCGGTGCGCTGTTCGGGCGCGAGGTGGCGTACGCCGGGGTGAAGGCCGCTGTCCTCGGCCTCACCACGTCGATGTCGGTCGACCTCGCCGAGCACTGCATCACGGCCAACAGCGTCCTGCCCAGCGCGGAGACCCAGCTCTTCGCGATCCCGGCCGAGATGCGCCGCTTCGGCGGGATGCCCTTGTCGGAGTCGCTCGACCCGCAGCGCGTGGTGTCGCTGTGCCACTACCTCGCGTCGCCCGCGGCCGACCGGGTGACCGGCCAGTTCTTCTATGTCGCCGGTGACGATGTCTGCCTCTATGAGCTGCCGTTCGTCGAGCGCAACCGCACCACGTTCTGCCGTTCGGTCGGGGGCTGGTCCGCTGCCGATCTCGCGACCCTGACCGACCAGCTCGCCGCCACGGGAGGCAACCGATGA
- a CDS encoding thiamine pyrophosphate-binding protein — MATIRDVAFDVLRHHGLTRMFANPGSTEVALLSDLPDDLGFVLGLHEASVVGMASGYALASDQPALVLLHTTAGLGNAVGAIATARVSRAPMVILVGQQDRRHLQSAPFLAGEQLELLAGSMPVAVRTPASPVEVPTAIAQAYHEATIHRGPVLVVIPMGDWDEEAPENLAAAAPARLRISAGADPELVAELADTLAAAKSPAIVAGAGADTHAGFAALTTLAERLNAPVWQAAFSSESAFPHDHPAFRGHLPAVRAGIRTTLAPHDVVLVVGAPAFKVNLHDAGPFVEAGTRLVLLTELPDEITHSTADVAYLAPVAPTCAAVADRLPASATTLEPRPAPEVRPAKGPDAMTPDMVYQAFAERLPAESTFFEETPSSRGRLIDILPARTPLSYCTVTMGGLGHAIPASVGVKLAQTNRPVVAFVGDGASLYSIQGLWSAAHYGVGVLYVILRNGGYAVMDLLARNHGGKGPWPGFAEISVSTIAGGFGVETRRIDTHTDLLAALDDIVPSLAGRTTPLLLDVAVES; from the coding sequence ATGGCCACCATCCGCGACGTCGCTTTCGACGTACTGCGGCACCACGGACTGACGCGCATGTTCGCCAATCCGGGTTCCACCGAGGTGGCCCTCCTGTCGGATCTGCCGGATGACCTGGGCTTCGTCCTCGGCCTGCACGAGGCGTCGGTGGTGGGGATGGCGAGCGGGTACGCCCTCGCGAGCGACCAGCCGGCCCTCGTGCTGCTCCACACCACCGCGGGCCTGGGCAATGCTGTCGGCGCGATCGCCACGGCCCGCGTGAGCCGGGCCCCGATGGTGATCCTCGTCGGCCAGCAGGACCGTCGTCACCTGCAGTCCGCCCCCTTCCTGGCCGGCGAGCAGCTCGAGCTCCTCGCCGGTTCCATGCCGGTGGCCGTGCGTACGCCGGCGTCGCCGGTCGAGGTCCCCACCGCGATCGCGCAGGCGTACCACGAAGCCACCATCCACCGCGGCCCGGTCCTCGTCGTCATCCCCATGGGCGACTGGGACGAGGAGGCGCCCGAGAATCTCGCCGCCGCCGCCCCCGCCCGGCTGCGCATCTCGGCCGGCGCGGACCCCGAGCTCGTCGCCGAACTCGCGGACACCCTCGCCGCGGCCAAGAGCCCGGCCATCGTCGCCGGCGCGGGCGCCGATACCCATGCCGGCTTCGCCGCCCTCACCACCCTCGCCGAGCGACTCAACGCCCCGGTCTGGCAGGCGGCGTTCTCGTCGGAGTCCGCGTTCCCGCACGACCACCCCGCCTTCCGCGGCCACCTCCCCGCCGTCCGCGCCGGCATCCGAACCACCCTCGCCCCGCACGATGTCGTGCTCGTCGTCGGCGCTCCCGCGTTCAAGGTCAACCTCCACGACGCGGGCCCGTTCGTCGAAGCGGGCACGCGACTCGTGCTGCTCACGGAGCTGCCCGACGAGATCACGCACTCGACCGCCGACGTGGCGTACCTCGCTCCCGTCGCCCCGACCTGCGCCGCAGTCGCCGACCGCCTGCCAGCCAGCGCAACCACGCTCGAGCCGCGGCCGGCGCCGGAGGTACGCCCCGCCAAGGGCCCCGACGCCATGACGCCCGACATGGTCTATCAGGCGTTCGCCGAGCGGCTGCCCGCCGAGTCGACCTTCTTCGAGGAGACCCCGTCGAGCCGCGGTCGGCTCATCGACATCCTTCCCGCGCGTACGCCCCTGAGCTATTGCACCGTCACCATGGGCGGCCTGGGCCACGCGATCCCCGCGTCCGTCGGCGTGAAGCTCGCGCAGACCAACCGGCCCGTCGTCGCGTTCGTCGGCGACGGCGCCTCCCTCTATTCGATCCAGGGCCTGTGGTCGGCCGCGCACTACGGCGTCGGGGTGCTCTATGTGATCCTGCGCAACGGTGGGTACGCGGTCATGGACCTGCTCGCCCGCAACCACGGCGGCAAGGGCCCCTGGCCCGGCTTCGCCGAAATCAGTGTCTCGACCATCGCCGGCGGCTTCGGCGTCGAGACCCGTCGCATCGACACCCATACCGACCTGCTCGCGGCCCTGGACGACATCGTCCCGTCGCTCGCGGGCCGCACCACCCCGCTCCTCCTCGACGTCGCGGTCGAGAGCTGA
- a CDS encoding MmgE/PrpD family protein has translation MTPPPITAMLAELACSAGEAPAPAVESARRSLLDTLAVAVAGMTDPVMATLTAWVRTEAAPGPAAVWGSEEAFGIGHAALLNGTAAHALDWDDAVPSMPMHPAAVIFPALLAQAATEPVTGSELAAAFHIGSTATRAVFEVLGVGIHYGRGWHSTSTVGRIANVMALARLLKLDEKTTRNALAIAASLAAGSLSNFGTMTKPLHCGLAAKDALMAVGLARSGFTGRETQLEDRRGFFAMYGDQDPARLDTMGKRWAYWSGEWWNDLALKRYPSCFATHKPLDGVLALRDEIGPLDRITDIEVETRAGYGSPLISHLPTTGLEGKFSMPYTVASALTDGRVSLEHFTDERVNDPEILPLMKKVRETTGGGEDDPQYAEVRITRIDGSVVSRRVLVTYGDATNPLADHDLKAKFLDATAYAGWAENDAEHLFTTADAAMTSADLAPLLAALARKGNA, from the coding sequence GTGACACCTCCTCCCATCACCGCGATGCTCGCCGAGCTTGCCTGCTCGGCCGGCGAGGCGCCTGCGCCGGCGGTCGAGTCCGCTCGACGGTCGCTGCTGGACACCCTCGCGGTGGCGGTCGCCGGCATGACCGATCCGGTCATGGCCACGCTGACCGCATGGGTGCGCACCGAGGCGGCCCCGGGTCCTGCTGCGGTGTGGGGGAGTGAGGAAGCGTTCGGCATCGGGCACGCCGCGCTGCTCAACGGCACGGCGGCCCACGCTCTGGACTGGGACGATGCCGTGCCGTCGATGCCGATGCATCCGGCGGCCGTCATCTTCCCGGCCCTGTTGGCCCAGGCAGCCACCGAGCCCGTCACCGGCAGCGAGCTCGCCGCCGCCTTCCACATCGGATCGACCGCGACCCGAGCGGTGTTCGAGGTGCTCGGGGTCGGCATCCACTACGGCCGCGGCTGGCACTCCACCTCGACCGTGGGCCGCATCGCGAACGTCATGGCCCTGGCCCGGTTGCTGAAGCTCGACGAGAAGACCACCCGCAACGCGCTTGCCATCGCGGCCTCGCTCGCCGCGGGCAGCCTGTCCAACTTCGGCACCATGACCAAGCCGCTGCACTGCGGCCTGGCCGCCAAGGATGCGCTCATGGCGGTCGGCCTCGCACGCTCCGGCTTCACCGGCCGCGAGACCCAGCTCGAGGACCGTCGCGGCTTCTTCGCCATGTACGGCGACCAGGACCCTGCCCGCCTCGACACCATGGGCAAGCGGTGGGCGTACTGGTCCGGCGAGTGGTGGAACGATCTCGCCCTCAAGCGTTATCCCTCGTGCTTCGCGACGCACAAGCCGCTGGACGGCGTACTCGCTCTTCGTGACGAAATCGGCCCGCTCGACCGGATCACCGATATCGAGGTCGAGACTCGCGCGGGCTACGGTTCGCCGCTCATCAGCCACCTCCCGACGACCGGTCTGGAGGGCAAGTTCTCGATGCCCTACACCGTCGCGTCGGCCCTCACCGATGGCCGCGTGTCCCTCGAACACTTCACCGACGAACGCGTCAACGACCCCGAGATCCTGCCCTTGATGAAGAAGGTGCGGGAGACGACGGGGGGCGGCGAGGACGATCCGCAGTACGCCGAGGTGCGCATCACCCGCATCGACGGATCCGTGGTCAGCCGCCGCGTACTCGTCACCTATGGCGATGCCACCAACCCGCTCGCCGACCACGACCTGAAGGCCAAGTTCCTGGACGCGACGGCGTACGCCGGCTGGGCCGAGAACGACGCCGAACACCTGTTCACGACCGCGGACGCAGCCATGACGAGCGCCGACCTGGCGCCCCTGCTCGCCGCACTGGCCCGGAAGGGGAACGCATGA
- a CDS encoding aldehyde dehydrogenase family protein yields the protein MGLMDAADWQHAIFLNGWTRREATIPVIEKATGAILTHVGQASAADVDQAVRLAAEAQRAWAAKSYHERAAVMHRAADLFEQYAPELAQWAMQEAGANRMTGDRQGPAGAGECREAASLAAMPYGEVLRSMQPRLSFSRRLPVGVVGVIAPFNAPVVLAIRAVAPALALGNAVVLKPDPRTAVIGGAVFARIFEEAGLPANVLQVLPGGADVGAALVDHPKVPVIAFTGSTRAGRAIAAAAAHRLKRVHLELGGNSAFIVMDDVDIEWAAQLGARGTFTHAGQICMASGRHLVHESVAEAYAQALARIAGGMSVGDPTQGAEIGPIIDEGQRDQIDSLVRRSADAGAEVLTGGTHEGLLYRPTVLFPTPTDAPAYAEEVFGPVASIVPFATDDEAAALAADSEYGLSLGILTTDVTRALALAERIPSGAVHINDQTINDEPNVPFGGVGDSGNGARHGGHHANLEAFTELQWVTVRPPNGR from the coding sequence ATGGGACTCATGGACGCCGCCGATTGGCAGCATGCGATCTTCCTCAACGGCTGGACCCGGCGCGAGGCCACGATCCCCGTGATCGAGAAGGCCACGGGAGCCATCCTCACGCACGTGGGCCAGGCCAGCGCCGCCGACGTCGACCAGGCGGTCCGGCTCGCAGCCGAGGCCCAGCGTGCCTGGGCCGCGAAGAGCTATCACGAGCGCGCCGCGGTCATGCATCGCGCGGCGGACCTCTTCGAGCAGTACGCCCCAGAGCTCGCGCAGTGGGCCATGCAGGAGGCCGGCGCCAACCGGATGACCGGCGACCGCCAGGGCCCGGCCGGCGCCGGGGAATGCCGCGAGGCCGCATCGCTGGCGGCGATGCCCTACGGCGAGGTACTCCGCTCGATGCAGCCCCGCCTCAGCTTCAGTCGCCGCCTCCCGGTCGGAGTGGTCGGCGTCATCGCACCGTTCAACGCACCGGTCGTCCTCGCCATCCGCGCCGTCGCCCCCGCCCTCGCGCTCGGCAATGCCGTCGTCCTCAAGCCCGACCCCCGCACGGCGGTCATTGGGGGCGCCGTCTTCGCGCGCATCTTCGAGGAAGCCGGCCTGCCGGCCAACGTCCTCCAGGTCCTGCCCGGTGGCGCCGACGTCGGCGCGGCGCTCGTCGACCACCCCAAGGTCCCGGTCATCGCGTTCACCGGTTCGACCCGTGCGGGCCGCGCGATCGCCGCAGCCGCCGCCCATCGCCTCAAGCGCGTCCACCTCGAACTCGGCGGCAACTCCGCGTTCATCGTCATGGACGATGTCGACATCGAATGGGCGGCCCAGCTCGGCGCCCGCGGCACGTTCACCCACGCGGGCCAGATCTGCATGGCCTCGGGCCGTCACCTCGTCCACGAGTCCGTCGCCGAGGCGTACGCCCAGGCGCTCGCCCGCATCGCCGGGGGCATGTCGGTCGGCGACCCGACCCAGGGTGCGGAGATCGGCCCGATCATCGACGAGGGGCAGCGGGACCAGATCGACTCGCTCGTCCGCCGCAGCGCCGACGCGGGCGCCGAGGTTCTCACCGGCGGCACGCACGAGGGGCTGCTCTATCGCCCCACCGTCCTGTTCCCGACACCGACGGACGCGCCCGCGTACGCCGAGGAGGTCTTCGGTCCGGTGGCCTCGATCGTGCCGTTCGCGACCGACGACGAGGCGGCGGCACTGGCGGCCGACTCCGAGTACGGCCTCTCCCTCGGCATCCTCACCACCGATGTCACCCGGGCCCTCGCTCTCGCCGAGCGCATCCCGTCCGGCGCGGTCCACATCAACGACCAGACCATCAACGACGAGCCCAATGTCCCGTTCGGGGGCGTGGGCGACTCCGGCAACGGTGCGCGCCACGGCGGCCACCACGCCAACCTGGAAGCGTTCACCGAGCTGCAGTGGGTGACCGTACGCCCTCCGAACGGACGCTGA
- a CDS encoding acyl-CoA dehydrogenase family protein encodes MAKDWLAEKTLTPDQEDLRDVISDIIQKFDMQYWINCHRDNRHPEEFVQTMYDGGWLTMLIPEEYGGGGADIVDGALVMETLNRWGCSGGAVHAQMYQMGALVRHGSDEQKQKWLPQIAEGLRLQSFGITEPDAGTDTTRIRTFARREGDDYIVNGGKIFTSRFQHTDLMLLLVRTEKYEDVEKKTDGITVLLVDTREARKNGQIEFRPIPVMSNHETNELTFNNLVVPVENRLGEEGKGFKVILSGMNSERIVAASEYIGSGLYFIDRSVQYAKERVVFGRPIGMNQGIQFPLAEAFTELRAASMMRWQAAKLYAEGSREGFYANTAKYLSAKAQWHAANAAMDTFGGYGLTEEYGIAMKFMQSRGPLIAPISSNIVLAGIAHRDLGLPKSY; translated from the coding sequence ATGGCCAAGGACTGGCTCGCCGAAAAGACGCTGACGCCGGATCAGGAAGACCTGCGCGACGTCATCTCCGACATCATCCAGAAGTTCGACATGCAGTATTGGATCAACTGCCACCGGGACAACCGTCACCCGGAGGAGTTCGTCCAGACGATGTATGACGGCGGCTGGCTCACCATGCTGATCCCCGAGGAGTACGGCGGCGGTGGCGCCGACATCGTCGACGGCGCTCTGGTCATGGAGACCCTCAACCGCTGGGGCTGCTCCGGCGGCGCGGTGCACGCGCAGATGTATCAGATGGGCGCCCTGGTCCGCCACGGCTCCGACGAGCAGAAGCAGAAGTGGCTGCCGCAGATCGCCGAGGGCCTGCGCCTGCAGTCGTTCGGCATCACCGAGCCCGACGCCGGCACCGACACCACCCGCATCCGCACCTTCGCCCGCCGCGAGGGCGACGACTACATCGTCAACGGCGGCAAGATCTTCACCTCGCGTTTCCAGCACACCGACCTGATGCTGCTGCTGGTGCGCACCGAGAAGTACGAGGACGTCGAGAAGAAGACCGACGGCATCACCGTGCTCCTGGTCGACACCCGCGAGGCCCGCAAGAACGGCCAGATCGAGTTCCGCCCGATCCCCGTCATGTCCAACCACGAGACCAACGAGCTGACCTTCAACAACCTGGTCGTGCCCGTCGAGAACCGTCTCGGCGAGGAGGGCAAGGGCTTCAAGGTCATCCTCTCGGGCATGAACTCCGAGCGCATCGTGGCCGCGTCCGAATACATCGGCTCGGGCCTCTATTTCATCGATCGTTCCGTGCAGTACGCCAAGGAGCGCGTTGTCTTCGGCCGCCCGATCGGCATGAACCAGGGCATCCAGTTCCCGCTCGCCGAGGCGTTCACCGAGCTGCGCGCGGCGTCGATGATGCGCTGGCAGGCCGCGAAGTTGTACGCCGAGGGCAGCCGCGAGGGCTTCTACGCCAACACGGCCAAGTACCTCTCCGCCAAGGCCCAGTGGCACGCCGCCAACGCGGCCATGGACACCTTCGGCGGCTATGGGCTGACCGAGGAGTACGGCATCGCGATGAAGTTCATGCAGTCCCGTGGCCCCCTGATCGCGCCCATCAGCTCCAACATCGTCCTCGCCGGCATCGCCCACCGCGACCTCGGTCTGCCGAAGTCCTACTGA